In Sphingomonas sp. LT1P40, the following are encoded in one genomic region:
- a CDS encoding S9 family peptidase produces the protein MKRFVIALLSGAVLLGAGAAVATPPQAGADTLIPRAKIFGNPSRSGGQISPDGKHVSWLAPVDGVMNVWVAPIANVGAAKAITKETKRGLQSYFWAPDGQHIIYQQDAGGNENFRIHSVAIADGKDTALTPAVDKVRAQIQGVSKLRPDVVLVGLNDRNPQFFDLWEINYKTGAKKLVLENPGYGGWVTDNMLKPRFAMQQVPGGGSKYFRAGADGKWAEVLTVANEDFFTTSPIGFNRDGTTLYWVDSRGRDKAALVKMDAASLKTEVIAGSEKADIQGLLTDPETYEPIAYSVNYLKNEWTPLNAEAKGDLDFLKSKLPGEVSIMSATDDGSKMIVAASAAEAPATAYIYDRKAKTLTKLYETRPDLSAYKLQPMWPVEIPTGDGKTLVSYLTLPAGSDANKDGKPDKPVPLVLFVHGGPWARDAYGYNSAHQWLADRGYAVLSVNYRGSTGFGKGFVNAAIGEWSGKMHQDLIDAVDWSIKGGVTTKDKVAIMGGSYGGYATLVGLTFTPETFACGVDIVGPSNLKTLMESFPPYWRPILEGTFYKHIGDPGKPEDLKRMMAQSPISKVDAITKPLLIGQGGNDPRVVKAESDQIVAAMKARKLPVTYINYPDEGHGFVRPENRLSFFGISEGFLAKCLGGKAQPIGGDLTGSSLQVLEGGAYVPGLMEASAAKPAAK, from the coding sequence ATGAAACGATTCGTTATCGCCCTGCTTTCGGGCGCGGTTCTGCTTGGCGCAGGTGCTGCTGTCGCAACGCCGCCGCAAGCGGGGGCCGATACGCTGATCCCGCGCGCGAAGATCTTCGGCAACCCCAGCCGGTCGGGCGGACAGATCAGCCCCGATGGCAAGCATGTCAGCTGGTTGGCCCCGGTCGATGGGGTGATGAACGTGTGGGTCGCGCCGATCGCCAATGTCGGCGCGGCGAAGGCAATCACCAAGGAAACCAAGCGCGGGCTGCAAAGCTATTTCTGGGCACCCGACGGGCAGCACATCATCTATCAGCAGGATGCCGGCGGGAACGAGAATTTCCGCATCCATTCGGTGGCGATCGCAGATGGCAAGGACACCGCGCTGACCCCGGCGGTGGACAAGGTGCGCGCGCAGATTCAGGGCGTGAGCAAGCTGCGTCCCGACGTCGTGCTGGTCGGGCTGAACGACCGCAACCCGCAATTTTTCGACCTGTGGGAGATCAATTACAAGACCGGTGCCAAGAAGCTGGTGCTGGAAAACCCCGGCTATGGCGGCTGGGTGACCGACAATATGCTGAAGCCCCGCTTTGCGATGCAGCAGGTGCCGGGCGGCGGCTCCAAATATTTCCGCGCGGGCGCGGACGGCAAATGGGCCGAAGTGCTGACGGTGGCGAACGAGGACTTCTTCACCACCAGCCCAATCGGCTTCAACCGCGACGGCACGACGCTCTATTGGGTGGACAGTCGCGGGCGCGACAAGGCGGCGTTGGTGAAGATGGACGCGGCCAGCCTGAAGACCGAAGTGATCGCGGGCAGCGAGAAAGCGGATATTCAGGGACTGCTGACCGACCCCGAGACCTATGAGCCGATCGCCTATTCGGTGAACTATCTGAAGAACGAATGGACGCCGCTGAACGCCGAGGCGAAGGGCGATCTCGATTTCCTGAAGTCGAAGCTGCCGGGCGAAGTCTCGATCATGTCGGCGACCGACGACGGGTCGAAAATGATCGTCGCGGCAAGCGCGGCGGAGGCACCGGCGACGGCCTATATCTATGACCGCAAGGCGAAGACGCTGACCAAGCTGTACGAGACGCGGCCGGACCTGTCGGCGTACAAGCTGCAGCCGATGTGGCCGGTGGAAATCCCGACCGGCGACGGCAAGACATTGGTCAGCTATCTGACGCTGCCCGCCGGTTCGGATGCCAACAAGGACGGCAAGCCCGACAAGCCGGTGCCGCTGGTGCTGTTCGTGCATGGCGGCCCATGGGCGCGCGACGCCTATGGCTATAACAGCGCGCATCAGTGGCTGGCTGATCGCGGCTATGCGGTGCTGAGTGTCAATTATCGCGGATCGACCGGCTTCGGGAAGGGCTTCGTCAACGCCGCGATCGGCGAATGGTCGGGCAAGATGCATCAGGATCTGATCGACGCGGTCGACTGGTCGATCAAGGGCGGCGTCACGACCAAGGACAAGGTCGCGATCATGGGCGGCTCCTATGGCGGCTATGCGACATTGGTCGGGCTGACCTTCACGCCGGAGACGTTCGCGTGCGGCGTGGATATCGTCGGGCCGTCGAACCTGAAGACGTTGATGGAGAGCTTCCCGCCCTATTGGCGCCCGATCCTGGAAGGGACGTTCTACAAGCATATCGGCGATCCGGGTAAGCCCGAGGATCTCAAGCGGATGATGGCGCAATCGCCGATCAGCAAGGTCGATGCGATCACCAAGCCGCTGCTGATCGGACAGGGCGGCAACGATCCGCGCGTGGTGAAGGCGGAGAGCGACCAGATCGTGGCAGCCATGAAGGCGCGCAAGCTGCCGGTGACCTACATCAACTATCCGGACGAGGGGCACGGGTTCGTGCGGCCGGAAAATCGCCTCAGCTTCTTTGGCATCAGCGAAGGATTCCTGGCGAAGTGCCTGGGCGGCAAGGCGCAGCCGATCGGCGGCGACCTGACGGGATCGAGTCTGCAGGTGCTGGAGGGCGGGGCTTATGTGCCGGGCCTGATGGAGGCATCGGCGGCGAAACCTGCGGCCAAATGA
- a CDS encoding serine hydrolase → MSGFTVDRRRALALGLGGAAAFSLPVWAQDAASPDAAIDRIVGEFMKAFETPGVGIAVVRKGAAPFLKGYGVRTLGRAALVDAHTRFGIASNSKAFTAAALAMLVEEKKLDWDDVLTKHLPDFRMADPAVTGMFTVRDLLVHRSGLPLGAGDLMYFPQSSADAAQVIRALQVLKPVRGFRSGYDYDNILYIVAGVLIERLSGMSWREFIAARLLKPLGMVDAVASRDLLRTENVAGRHGRMGPPVRGSGAMTVIQPDEGALVDAGAGINASVTDIAKWLEAQLALGALPDGKRLWSKEAAAEMWKPQTIMASSDGGTDLNPARPVMQGYALGWIVQDFRGKRLISHSGGLSGQVTQTAFIPSAGIGVAVFSNTEDAVSGGIRNALLDHLLGVTPAYDWVGSTVARTKLARDADVAAMAASEAKPPEGGPSLALTAYAGRYRDAWYGDIIVAVKRGKLNIEFVPTAAFKSVLEPWGPDAFRTRFAPGAGEDAVVSFAVAAGKVTGVKMKALSPLADFSYDFHHLDFVRVE, encoded by the coding sequence ATGAGCGGGTTTACGGTGGATCGGCGGCGCGCGCTGGCGTTGGGACTGGGCGGGGCGGCGGCATTCAGCCTGCCGGTCTGGGCGCAGGATGCCGCGTCGCCCGATGCCGCGATCGACCGGATTGTTGGGGAATTCATGAAGGCGTTCGAGACGCCGGGGGTCGGTATCGCCGTCGTGCGGAAGGGGGCTGCGCCATTCCTCAAGGGCTATGGCGTGCGGACGCTGGGCAGGGCCGCACTCGTGGACGCGCATACGCGGTTCGGGATCGCGTCCAATTCAAAGGCGTTCACCGCCGCCGCGCTGGCGATGCTGGTCGAGGAGAAGAAGCTGGACTGGGACGATGTGCTGACGAAGCATCTGCCCGATTTCAGGATGGCCGATCCGGCGGTGACGGGGATGTTCACTGTGCGCGATCTGCTGGTGCACCGGTCCGGCCTGCCGCTGGGGGCGGGGGACCTGATGTACTTTCCGCAATCGAGCGCCGATGCGGCACAGGTGATCCGGGCGTTGCAGGTGCTCAAACCCGTCCGCGGGTTCCGGTCGGGCTATGATTACGACAATATCCTCTACATCGTCGCGGGGGTGCTGATCGAGCGGCTGTCGGGGATGTCTTGGCGCGAGTTCATCGCTGCACGGTTGTTGAAACCGCTGGGGATGGTGGACGCGGTGGCGTCGCGTGACTTGCTCAGGACCGAGAACGTCGCGGGGCGGCACGGGCGGATGGGGCCGCCGGTGCGTGGGAGCGGGGCGATGACGGTGATCCAGCCGGACGAGGGCGCGCTGGTCGATGCCGGGGCGGGGATCAACGCCAGCGTGACCGACATCGCCAAATGGCTGGAGGCGCAGTTGGCGCTGGGCGCGCTGCCCGATGGCAAAAGGCTGTGGAGCAAGGAAGCGGCGGCGGAAATGTGGAAGCCGCAGACGATCATGGCGTCGAGCGACGGCGGCACTGACCTGAACCCGGCGCGCCCGGTGATGCAGGGCTATGCGCTGGGATGGATCGTGCAGGATTTCCGGGGCAAGCGGCTTATCAGCCATTCGGGCGGGCTGTCGGGACAGGTGACGCAGACCGCGTTCATCCCCTCCGCCGGGATCGGCGTCGCTGTATTCAGCAACACCGAGGATGCGGTGTCGGGCGGCATCCGCAACGCGCTGCTCGATCATCTGCTGGGGGTGACGCCGGCTTATGACTGGGTCGGCAGCACGGTCGCGCGGACCAAGCTGGCGCGCGATGCCGATGTGGCGGCGATGGCGGCGAGCGAGGCGAAGCCGCCGGAGGGCGGGCCGAGTTTGGCGCTGACGGCCTATGCCGGGCGATACCGGGATGCCTGGTATGGCGACATCATCGTCGCGGTGAAGCGCGGCAAGCTGAACATCGAGTTCGTGCCGACGGCGGCGTTCAAGAGTGTGCTTGAGCCGTGGGGTCCGGATGCGTTCCGCACGCGGTTCGCACCGGGGGCGGGCGAGGATGCGGTGGTCAGTTTCGCCGTGGCGGCGGGCAAGGTGACGGGGGTGAAGATGAAGGCGCTCTCGCCGCTGGCAGACTTCAGCTACGACTTTCATCACCTTGATTTCGTGCGGGTCGAATAG
- a CDS encoding HNH endonuclease produces MYHPDLIRHPDGCPALVLNADYTPLSYYPLSVWPWQTAIKAVFLDRVDIVSHYEREVRSPNAAIKLPSVIALKQYVRPSQFPAFTRFNLFLRDKFECQYCGTGRDLTFDHVIPRAQGGRTTWENVATACAPCNLKKGGRTPKQAAMPLHVAPIRPTNWQLQDHGRSFPPGYLHETWRDWLYWDIELLA; encoded by the coding sequence ATGTACCATCCCGATCTGATCCGCCATCCTGACGGGTGCCCCGCGCTGGTGCTCAACGCCGATTACACCCCGCTGTCATACTATCCGTTGAGCGTGTGGCCGTGGCAGACCGCGATCAAGGCGGTGTTCCTGGATCGCGTCGACATCGTCAGCCATTATGAGCGCGAGGTGCGCAGCCCGAACGCGGCGATCAAGCTGCCGTCGGTCATCGCGCTGAAGCAATATGTGCGGCCGTCGCAATTCCCGGCGTTCACGCGGTTCAACCTGTTCCTGCGCGACAAGTTCGAGTGCCAATATTGCGGTACCGGGCGCGATTTGACGTTTGATCATGTCATTCCGCGTGCACAGGGCGGGCGGACGACATGGGAGAATGTCGCCACCGCGTGCGCGCCGTGCAATCTGAAAAAGGGTGGGCGCACGCCGAAACAGGCCGCGATGCCGCTGCACGTCGCGCCGATCCGGCCGACCAACTGGCAGCTGCAGGACCATGGGCGGAGCTTTCCGCCGGGGTATTTGCATGAGACGTGGCGGGATTGGCTTTACTGGGACATCGAACTGCTCGCCTGA
- the gluQRS gene encoding tRNA glutamyl-Q(34) synthetase GluQRS: MIVTRFAPSPTGRLHLGHAFSAIQAHDFARARGGRFLLRIEDIDGTRSRPEHVETILRDLEWLGLNWDGDIVFQSDRLPRYEAALETLRSRNLIYPCFCTRADIAASTSAPHGPEGAIYPGTCRGLPAPDLSKPHCWRLDMKAALVATGDAPLTFHDSRHGRTIARPALHSDVVLARKDAPASYHLAVTLDDAAQHVTDIVRGEDLLPATHVHRLLQALLDLPTPSYHHHALLTGPDGQRLAKRHDAPTLAALREGGADGRALADTLRDGKLPVGIRAENP; the protein is encoded by the coding sequence ATGATCGTGACGCGTTTCGCGCCAAGTCCTACCGGACGGTTGCATCTGGGCCACGCTTTCTCCGCAATCCAGGCGCACGACTTCGCCCGCGCACGCGGCGGTCGCTTCCTGCTGCGGATCGAGGATATCGACGGCACCCGCAGCCGCCCCGAGCATGTCGAGACGATTCTGCGCGACCTCGAATGGCTCGGCCTGAACTGGGATGGCGACATCGTCTTCCAGTCCGACCGCCTCCCCCGCTACGAAGCCGCCCTCGAAACCCTGCGGTCCCGCAACCTCATTTACCCCTGCTTCTGCACCCGCGCCGACATCGCCGCCAGCACCAGCGCCCCCCATGGACCCGAGGGCGCAATCTACCCCGGCACGTGCCGCGGGCTGCCAGCACCGGACCTGTCAAAGCCGCACTGCTGGCGGCTGGATATGAAGGCTGCTCTCGTTGCGACGGGGGATGCCCCGCTCACCTTCCACGACTCCCGCCACGGCCGCACCATCGCCCGGCCAGCCCTTCACAGCGACGTCGTCCTCGCGCGCAAGGACGCCCCCGCCTCGTACCACCTCGCCGTCACGCTCGACGACGCCGCGCAGCACGTCACCGATATCGTGCGCGGCGAAGACCTGCTGCCCGCCACGCACGTCCACCGTCTGCTTCAGGCTTTGCTCGACCTGCCCACCCCCAGCTACCACCACCACGCCCTGCTCACCGGCCCGGACGGCCAACGCCTCGCCAAGCGCCACGACGCCCCCACCCTCGCCGCCCTGCGTGAAGGCGGGGCCGACGGCCGCGCCCTCGCCGACACGCTGCGCGACGGCAAACTGCCGGTTGGAATCCGCGCCGAAAATCCCTAA
- a CDS encoding twin transmembrane helix small protein codes for MKIFLILLLIAAMIATVVALVRGIVSFLKVTEEDLKNGTGPSQAALKSNKMMQQRILFQGVAIAIVALLLLMASSS; via the coding sequence ATGAAAATCTTCCTCATCCTCCTGCTGATCGCCGCCATGATCGCAACCGTCGTCGCGCTCGTCCGCGGCATCGTGTCCTTCCTGAAAGTGACCGAGGAAGACCTGAAAAACGGCACCGGCCCCAGCCAGGCCGCGCTCAAATCGAACAAGATGATGCAGCAGCGCATCCTGTTCCAGGGCGTCGCCATCGCCATCGTCGCGCTCCTGTTGCTGATGGCGAGCAGCAGCTAA
- a CDS encoding cob(I)yrinic acid a,c-diamide adenosyltransferase, whose product MVKLTKIYTRTGDDGTTGLVDGSRLPKSDPRMAAIGDVDEANSAIGVAIAALGGAHPADLLESIQNDLFDLGADLATPGEDFTPGEMTLRIVAPQVTRLETAIDAANESLTPLRSFILPGGTPAAAALHLARAIVRRAERSAVAAASQVSLNPLALQYLNRLSDLLFVLCRSVNLSAGGDVLWKPGANR is encoded by the coding sequence TTGGTAAAACTAACCAAAATCTACACCCGCACCGGCGACGACGGCACCACCGGGCTGGTCGACGGTTCGCGCTTGCCCAAATCCGACCCCCGCATGGCCGCGATCGGCGATGTCGATGAGGCCAACAGCGCAATCGGCGTCGCCATTGCCGCGCTGGGCGGCGCGCACCCCGCCGACCTGCTGGAGTCGATCCAGAACGACCTGTTCGATCTCGGTGCCGATCTCGCCACCCCCGGCGAGGACTTCACCCCCGGCGAAATGACCCTGCGCATCGTCGCGCCCCAAGTCACCCGCCTCGAAACCGCGATCGACGCCGCCAACGAGTCGCTCACACCCTTACGCAGCTTCATCCTCCCCGGCGGCACCCCCGCCGCCGCCGCACTCCACCTCGCCCGCGCGATCGTCCGCCGCGCCGAACGCAGCGCTGTCGCCGCGGCCAGCCAGGTTTCGCTAAACCCGCTGGCACTTCAATATCTTAACCGCTTGTCGGACTTGCTCTTCGTTCTTTGCCGCAGCGTGAACCTTTCGGCGGGCGGAGACGTTTTATGGAAACCAGGAGCCAATCGCTGA
- the egtB gene encoding ergothioneine biosynthesis protein EgtB, whose amino-acid sequence MRTKAMPAACSSTLEARFHRVRDLSVQLAAPLSDADATAQSMGDASPAKWHLAHTTWFFETFILRDHVPGYVLHDERFPFLFNSYYEAEGQRHARGRRGMLTRPSLDEVLAYRATVDAALIVTLPDFPDVARALVELGCQHEEQHQELLLTDILHLMSYNPLEPALFPAAPKIPVGVPDPVGWITGKTGAHENGVNPSSVSKNETPPFSNFAFDCETPRHATLLHPHAIADRTVTNGEWIQFIEDGGYADPRHWLSDGWTWVKAQAIDAPLYWEQRDGMWTRFGLDGRRAIDPAAPVTHVSFYEADAYASWAGARLPTEAEWESAASAHDPLSGNQLDAAGPVEPRPSTSGPAFFGDVWEWTGSAYRPYPGFRTAEGAVGEYNGKFMSGQFVLRGGSCATPRGHVRPSYRNFFYPHQRWQFTGVRLAKDL is encoded by the coding sequence ATGCGAACGAAGGCGATGCCCGCCGCGTGTAGCTCAACGCTTGAAGCGCGGTTCCACCGGGTCCGCGACCTGTCCGTGCAACTCGCCGCGCCCCTGTCCGACGCCGACGCCACGGCCCAGTCGATGGGCGACGCCTCGCCCGCAAAATGGCATTTGGCGCACACGACATGGTTCTTCGAGACCTTCATTCTGCGCGATCACGTTCCCGGCTATGTGCTCCACGACGAACGCTTCCCGTTCCTGTTCAACAGCTATTACGAGGCCGAGGGTCAGCGCCACGCGCGCGGACGTCGCGGCATGCTCACCCGCCCCTCGCTCGACGAAGTGCTGGCTTATCGCGCCACCGTCGATGCCGCGCTGATCGTCACGCTCCCCGATTTCCCCGACGTCGCCCGCGCGCTGGTCGAACTCGGCTGCCAGCATGAGGAGCAGCATCAGGAGCTGCTGCTCACCGATATCCTGCACCTAATGTCGTACAACCCGCTCGAACCCGCACTCTTCCCCGCAGCCCCCAAAATCCCCGTTGGCGTCCCCGACCCGGTCGGCTGGATCACGGGCAAGACGGGCGCGCATGAAAATGGTGTAAATCCGTCAAGTGTGTCAAAAAACGAAACGCCACCGTTCAGCAACTTCGCTTTCGATTGCGAGACTCCTCGCCATGCGACCTTGCTTCATCCCCACGCCATCGCCGACCGCACCGTTACCAATGGCGAATGGATTCAGTTTATCGAGGACGGCGGCTATGCCGACCCGCGCCACTGGCTGTCAGACGGCTGGACGTGGGTAAAGGCGCAGGCGATCGATGCTCCGCTCTATTGGGAACAGCGCGACGGCATGTGGACCCGCTTCGGCCTGGACGGTCGCCGCGCAATCGACCCCGCCGCCCCGGTCACTCATGTCAGTTTTTATGAAGCCGACGCCTATGCCAGCTGGGCCGGTGCGCGCCTGCCGACCGAGGCCGAATGGGAATCCGCCGCATCCGCGCACGATCCGCTGTCGGGTAATCAGCTCGACGCTGCCGGCCCGGTTGAACCGCGTCCCTCGACCTCCGGCCCGGCGTTCTTTGGCGATGTGTGGGAATGGACCGGCAGCGCCTATCGCCCCTATCCCGGCTTCCGCACCGCCGAGGGCGCGGTCGGCGAGTATAATGGCAAGTTCATGAGCGGTCAGTTTGTCCTGCGCGGCGGCAGCTGCGCCACGCCGCGCGGCCATGTCCGCCCCAGCTACCGCAACTTCTTCTACCCCCATCAACGCTGGCAATTCACCGGCGTCCGGCTGGCGAAAGACCTCTGA
- the egtD gene encoding L-histidine N(alpha)-methyltransferase gives MLKQEIEDGQRSLADPAFRADVLNGLSARPRAVPARWFYDRRGSELFEAITALAEYYPTRTETALLETVCPEVATTFGTGGAVVEFGSGSSVKTPILLRAVRPAAYVPIDISGDFLRDSSRTLAAAFPDIAIQPVEGDFLKPLNLPRGIGGLPRLGFFPGSTIGNMAPVAAIDMLRAMRDSLGEGASLLIGIDRIKSPDILVPAYDDAHGVTAAFNLNLLARINRELNGDIPLDAFRHIARWNDDLARIEMHLEAMRDVDFEVDGRPFAITAGETIHTENSHKYGPRDARLLLAAGGWTVTDEWTDPDDMFALYLAKAEAPATAP, from the coding sequence ATGCTGAAACAGGAGATCGAAGACGGCCAGCGCAGCCTCGCCGATCCGGCCTTCCGCGCCGATGTGCTGAACGGCCTGAGCGCGCGTCCGCGCGCCGTTCCCGCGCGCTGGTTTTACGACCGGCGCGGGTCGGAGCTGTTCGAAGCGATCACGGCGTTGGCCGAATATTACCCGACCCGCACTGAAACCGCGCTGCTGGAAACCGTCTGCCCCGAAGTCGCAACCACCTTCGGCACCGGCGGCGCAGTGGTCGAGTTCGGCTCCGGTTCCTCGGTCAAGACGCCAATCCTGCTGCGCGCCGTCCGCCCCGCCGCCTATGTCCCGATCGATATCTCCGGCGATTTCCTGCGCGATTCCTCACGTACCCTCGCCGCCGCTTTCCCCGATATCGCGATACAGCCGGTCGAGGGCGATTTCCTCAAACCCCTGAACCTGCCGCGCGGCATTGGCGGCCTTCCCCGGCTCGGCTTTTTCCCCGGCTCGACCATCGGCAACATGGCCCCGGTCGCGGCAATCGACATGCTACGCGCGATGCGTGACTCGCTCGGCGAAGGTGCATCGCTGCTGATCGGCATCGACCGCATCAAATCGCCCGATATCCTGGTCCCCGCCTATGACGACGCACACGGTGTCACCGCCGCATTCAACCTCAACTTGCTCGCCCGGATCAACCGCGAGCTGAACGGCGACATTCCCCTCGACGCATTCCGCCATATCGCCCGCTGGAACGACGACCTCGCCCGCATTGAGATGCATCTGGAGGCCATGCGCGACGTGGATTTCGAGGTCGATGGCCGCCCGTTTGCGATAACCGCTGGCGAAACCATCCACACCGAAAACAGCCACAAATACGGTCCGCGCGACGCCCGCCTGCTGCTTGCAGCCGGTGGCTGGACCGTCACCGATGAATGGACCGATCCGGACGACATGTTCGCCCTTTACCTCGCAAAGGCCGAAGCTCCCGCCACCGCGCCCTAA
- a CDS encoding lasso peptide biosynthesis B2 protein: protein MAEAAATLAAASLAIGVLRFRRVAAMAGGDGTTRAGEQAELVRMGWAVEAAARRVPWRTVCFQKGLAVHWMLRRRRIASTLCYGVRQSADKGVEAHVWVVSGDREVIGCEIADQFGEVARFPRRVVRSEKSQ, encoded by the coding sequence GTGGCGGAGGCGGCGGCGACGCTGGCGGCGGCTTCGCTGGCGATTGGCGTGCTGCGGTTCCGGCGCGTGGCGGCGATGGCGGGCGGTGACGGCACGACGCGGGCGGGCGAGCAGGCAGAACTGGTGCGGATGGGCTGGGCCGTGGAAGCGGCGGCACGCCGGGTGCCGTGGCGGACGGTGTGCTTTCAAAAGGGACTGGCGGTACACTGGATGCTGCGGCGGCGGCGGATCGCATCGACGCTGTGCTATGGCGTGCGGCAGAGCGCGGACAAGGGCGTCGAGGCGCATGTCTGGGTGGTCAGCGGCGACCGGGAGGTGATCGGTTGCGAGATCGCGGACCAGTTCGGTGAGGTTGCGCGCTTTCCCCGACGAGTTGTTCGCAGCGAAAAGTCACAATAG
- a CDS encoding PqqD family peptide modification chaperone — translation MTDSRPITRISRQAGLLEAEVDGELVGLHIDNGTAYGFNGPATRIWALIEAPQTLDEICAVLTAEYEVDAETCAADVTEVLEELEREGLVELVREG, via the coding sequence ATGACCGATTCCCGACCCATAACCCGCATTTCCCGCCAGGCTGGTTTGCTCGAGGCCGAGGTCGATGGTGAGCTGGTTGGCCTGCATATCGACAATGGTACCGCCTATGGTTTCAATGGCCCGGCGACGCGGATATGGGCGTTGATCGAGGCACCGCAGACGCTGGACGAGATCTGCGCGGTGCTGACGGCGGAATATGAGGTCGATGCCGAAACCTGTGCGGCGGATGTGACCGAGGTGCTCGAAGAGCTCGAGCGCGAGGGACTGGTCGAGCTGGTCCGGGAGGGCTGA
- a CDS encoding DUF2891 domain-containing protein, giving the protein MRLDAETAGRFARLTLSHLGQQYPYKMDHVLAGPGDARPPIEFHPIFHGSFDWHSCVHGWWQVMRIARLFPELPEATAIRARADEMLVPDKVAGERAYLDRPYSATFERPYGWGWLLALHGELARHDGPWAAALEPLALAFAQRFKAYLPKLTYPIRVGTHFNTSFALTMALEWAEHRDAELVGLIEARAVSWFGADRGCQAWEPGGDEFLSSALSEALLMSRVLGRAEFADWFAGFLPEAAAGRPVTLFEPAYVSDRSDGKIAHLDGLNLSRAWCWRGIAAALAPGPLTDLLEATAAAHLAASLPHLDDHYMGSHWLASFALLALEAGDREGT; this is encoded by the coding sequence ATGCGGCTGGATGCGGAGACGGCGGGACGGTTCGCGCGGCTGACATTGTCGCATCTGGGGCAGCAATATCCGTACAAGATGGATCATGTGCTGGCCGGGCCGGGGGATGCGCGCCCGCCGATCGAGTTTCATCCGATCTTTCACGGCAGTTTCGACTGGCATAGCTGTGTCCATGGCTGGTGGCAGGTGATGCGGATTGCGCGGCTGTTTCCGGAATTGCCCGAGGCGACTGCGATCCGGGCGCGGGCTGACGAGATGCTGGTGCCGGACAAGGTGGCGGGGGAGCGGGCCTATCTCGACCGGCCCTATTCCGCGACGTTCGAGCGGCCCTATGGCTGGGGCTGGTTGCTGGCGCTGCATGGCGAGCTGGCGCGGCATGACGGGCCATGGGCGGCGGCGCTGGAGCCGCTGGCGCTGGCGTTTGCCCAGCGGTTTAAGGCCTACTTGCCGAAGCTGACCTATCCGATCCGGGTGGGAACGCATTTCAATACCAGCTTTGCGCTGACGATGGCGCTGGAATGGGCCGAGCATCGAGATGCCGAGCTTGTCGGCTTGATCGAGGCGCGGGCGGTAAGCTGGTTCGGGGCTGACCGGGGATGTCAGGCGTGGGAGCCGGGTGGGGACGAATTCTTGTCGTCGGCGCTGAGCGAAGCGTTGTTGATGAGCCGGGTGTTGGGGCGGGCTGAGTTTGCCGACTGGTTTGCCGGGTTTCTGCCGGAAGCGGCGGCGGGGCGACCTGTGACGCTGTTTGAACCCGCTTATGTGTCCGACCGGAGCGACGGGAAGATCGCGCATCTTGATGGGCTGAATTTGAGCCGGGCGTGGTGCTGGCGAGGGATTGCGGCGGCGCTGGCACCGGGGCCGTTGACCGATTTGCTGGAGGCGACCGCGGCGGCGCATCTGGCGGCCAGCCTGCCGCATCTCGACGATCATTATATGGGCAGCCACTGGCTGGCGTCGTTCGCGTTGCTTGCGCTGGAGGCGGGCGATAGGGAGGGGACATGA